The sequence CAGACAATTGTCCACATACACCAGGTGCCAGCCTTGGTTTCTGTGGTTGCTTTCAATCTACAAAGTGAATATGTCTTGTTtcagttaaagaagcactccgggaaTTTACTTTATAAGAGTGCAGcatagtagtgctgggcggtataccggttcatacccaatactgaaatttttgtcctgcacgatatgaatttttcccataccgcaatatcggTTGGGCCCCTCAGGAATGAATGATCAACCCAGCACTttgctgtccccacattggggaactaatcaaatgtgacccgtgagcgctgcctccctcttcctcctgtttgttgcgggctgccggcgctggaactctgaactgtacgctgtatccctatgcccgggctgcaaaagataaaacaaaataaactttaactctcctcccgttggtccggtaccggcctcacctgcttcctggggacaggaatgtcggagagccgtcagcctatcaccggctgcagcgatgttccgcctcggtcggtgataggttgagcgcactgtcgtgtaagaagccggctccttacatgacggcccacaacaaacaggaggacgaagaGGGCAGCAAGAGGGCTTGCGGGTAACATGTGATTAGTTTGCCGATGAGGACAACACAGCGCCGGGCTGATaatcaattgggggggggggggggggcggggcggaagcagaacagtgctcgcaggtcacatgatttgggggggggggggggggggagaaataccgttctatactgtggaaccgccataagttacaaaaataccatgatacacatttttggtcataccgcccagctctagagcATAGATTATTACAGAATAATCTAAACATTTGTGTttgtgccttgtgcttacctgttttaaagACGTTAGTTTGCAATTCCATTACTGAAGTGattctgtaatgcagcctaccattcccatgaatcctctggtttCGTGTGGTGtgtcatcactgcacctggtcacctTAGGCTGCTGCTATTCACCTAGGTGAACTAAGACCCAGAAGTGAGTTGAGGTTAGTTCGCATTATGTGAAGTGTTGATAAATGTTCTTAtttaatgtactttttttttttttagagaaatattgccatattTCACCTATAATtgttactgctttttttttttttttttttttttttttttttttaacaaattttttactgtgatttgcaaGTCAGAATACCATAGCGGGTTTCCACTGCATTTAAATCCTGGATCAATGTGATTGTCCAAACAGATACATGTAGTGCTGTATTCACACAGTGAGActctagatgcgtttcagggtacttgggATGATTGCACAACCCCTTCTTCTGTAGATCTACAGGATTTACCTGCAGTGAAAACCCGCTATGGGATTCTGATGTCACCCGCAACGAGAGAGACTGCATGAGAAATATCGTGCTCCTGCTGGAGCCTCAGCCTGGCTGCATTTGCCGGGATCCGGTGAGCTCAGCACCAGCACAGAACGTCTAATACATCTGTGTATATCCTCCCAGCAACAAGAAAGTTTACCTGCGGCTAATTCCATCAGGTCCGTCGCAGTACGAGACCAGCTGCAGTGTACTGGTGAGGCATATTTGGTCCATCGCACCACGGGACCAGCGGCATTCCACAGTGGAGACCTATTTATATTAGGACTGTTTAGATTTGGACTTATCCATTACAATATCCCGAAATGGACAATTACTAGTAGAATACCAGCAGTTGGACTATTCAGTGGCAGGATTTTCATATATATCTTTGCGGAACACAGCATTCGTGCCGTTCTAATCATTTAATAtccaccactagggcccagtggtaggACATTATAAGTGCTTTCACATTGTATATTGTGGGGATTTTACCATTTTATTAGTTAACATCTGTGATTTTGAAGCACGTTCTGTCCATTATCAATTTTAATTACGCACCTAACTGTATGGGAAGGtctttgaggtgtggttaatagttttctttttttctttaaaaggggttgtgcgctgccctggctttcggagctcggcacgcagcgtctggaagttcattactccgaatgctgtgtgcgggcttccgtgttcgcggctgccgggcgtgacgtcacgcccaccacctcaacgaaagtctatgggaaggaggtgggaccgctgtcacgcccccttcccatagactttggtagaagtCACAaccggcggccgcgaacaaggaagcccgcacacagcgttcggagtaatgaacttccagacgctgcgtgccgagctccgaaagccaggacagcacacaacccctttaaaggggtactccgtttattttttttatttatttttttaatcaactagtgccagaaagttaaacagatttgtaaattacttctattaaaaaatcttaatccttcctgtacttattagctgctgaatactacagtggaaattcttttccgtttgaagcacagagctgtctgctgacatcacgagcacagtgctctctgctgacacctctgtccattttaggaagtgtccagattaAAAgggaatccccatagaaaacatatgctgttctggacagttccgaaaatggacagagatgtcagcagagagcactgtgctcatgatgtcagcagacagctctgtgtttcaaaaagaaaagaatttccgctgtagtattcagcagctaataagtactggaaggattaagatttttttttatagaagtaatttacaaatctgtttaactttctggcaccagttgattaaaaaaaaaaatttcaccggagtacccctttaatataaagcaGAGTGCTTTTTTATTATATAAGGTTAATAATAAAACAAAGATCATGACATGGGTTGAGCTGAAAAGCTtttaatagtttgagattttttattttttattccagtCCCAACAAGAAAAATTGTTTATAGTTCTATTGGTCACATGGTATGGAATGGAGATAGAAAAATGCACATTAAAGTTCAATGCAAATATTGTGAAACAACACCAGATATATACAGCCTTGAAGGATCTTCACAcatatacagtctatatacagtacaatacagagtCCCAGCCCCTCCATAAGGAGCATGTTGTACAATAACACATATACACTTACGCAGTCATTATAATGGAGATCTACAGGATCGGGCCTCAAAGCAATAATACAAATTACAAACCTGTTCTGTATCCTGCATTATATAAAGAatacattatacagtggtccctcaagttacaatattaattggttccaggacgaccattgtatgttgaaaccattgtatgttgagaccagaactctatggaaacctggtaattggttctaaaggcaccaaaaggtcatccaaaaataggaaaaagtgaggattaaagaaaactaagtagataactaatatagataaagcaaatccttacatagaacagtaataaagatctgctgggagctgtaatcactgtctaattcagcgtttcccaagcagggagcctccagctgttgcaaaactacaactcccagcatgcccggacagccaaaggctgtccgggcatgctgggtgttgtagttttgcaacagctgggggcaccctgcttgggaaacacttggtctatgtagagaacaggagcttcttcagggtcctatacagtacaggcaatgtcctaaaaaagtaacatggattcgccctcacctggtgtccaaaggagcagctaattctggtacaggtaaagtgtacagaacatgtaattactccctgtactgtagggggcgctaccagacaccagtcagtgcatacgcttcagtaatacaggtgatttaccagtaaatgctcattctgattggtcggttcttccggccattgacacgtttcacagatctggactgtctgtaaaattgtatgtcgagtctggtttcaacttacaatggtccagaaaagaccattgtatgttgaaactattgtatgttgaggccattgtaagttgagggatcactgtactgtaatacataGACTTATCAGACTTGGATATTTGGTCCATCTACGTGTCCTCTCAGAATGCGGTACGACAACATGGATTTTCATTGTGGCATCAAGGACAGATTCAgacattttccctttttttttttttttacactgattaAATAAGAATGGATGTAAAACCTTTTTTCCCCCCTAACATGTTTCTTGGAAGGTTTTGCGTTTTTTATTTAGTGTCTTTTCGTACATGTTTTTTTTGAGCATTCCTCCAAAGTTAAGACAAAAATTATTACTGTGCACTATAGTCATTATTAAATTAGTTTAATGTTCAAAATCACAGCATAAATATCCAAAACAGAGTCCCGTTTTATATTTCGCTATGGACTTTAATATAAGAGCTGGCTGCAAAAGAATGCCAGTGAAAGACGCGTTTTCCCAAAATGCTGTGTAGTAAACCACAAATAACACAAACCAATGTTCACAAAGAATATACAAACATATTGCAATATAGATGGCCATAACTTGTCCACGTTTTAGAGCCTACAGAATCTGACCCCCCCTGCTGTTTAAGTcgctgtaattaaaggggtactccgctgctagacatcttatcccctatccaaagaagaggggataagatgtctgatcacggggatcccgctgctggggccctgcAATCTTCCACAACACCCCGCACTCTACccgggttcctgtggcagtggttgtgatgtcacggccaagcccACTCgtgacgccacgtcccctcccattgacataaattgaggggggcatgacgtcactagggggtgtggctgtCACATCACGATCACCGCCTCCGGCTCAGAGCGTACAgaacgctggagtacccctttatctcctAAGGACAAAGCGATTTTTCgtgttcctcctcgccttctaatagccataacgctttcaatattgcccctacagacccatatgagggcttctttttggTGCCCCAAATtgtcctttataatgacatcactcattttaggataaaacaaaagaatttttgaagggcggggaaaaaaaaaaagccattttgcaacCTATGGCGGCTTCCgtgtctacgcagtgcacttttcgttaTAAATTACATGTTAtccttattctttaggtccatatgattacagtcATACCCAATttatacaagtttttttttttattatactacttTTAAAAACGAATCTCCTCTTTTGTGTACAAAAAGTTGTTTAAAAtggtcttctgacccctatagcatttttatttttccatatacagggatgtatgacgGCTCATGTTTTGCGTCCTGCGACGTAGTTTTTAACTGTTTTTGTtgtgatgggattttttgatcactttttatacatttttctgctatatgaagtggccaaaaagcaacaatttttttttattttttttatttttgtttacacttacGCCATCGATGTGCAGTTTCACTACTGTAATGTTTtaacagtttggacatttccgcacgcggagataccacatatgtttattattgtttacattatttgaaacatgaaaaaaaaaaaaaaaaaaacttatatttgagaagaggcttattcacatttatttaaaagattttggaatttttttgggtttttacttttttttgtctccataggGAACTATCACATCCAATCTTGCGactgcaaacactgaacaatgccatAGCACCGCACTGATCAGTATTCTCAGTGATCCATTATTGCAGGCTGCTGTTGGAGTGACGATCGGACAGGAAGAAGCCTGGTAAGAGACCTCcatccatcctctcagctgatcggaaccCTGTAGTTTTTCCACAGTGGGCCCAATCAGCATTAGTTTTTTCCcagttttagacaccgcaatccaCTTTGATTACGGCATCCAAAAAGTTAATGCTTGACATCAGCCTTTTTGGTGATATCTGGCATTATTTGTGGGTCCTGGCAGccaatagcaactgggacccatcaGGTATAAATACAAATggaatttacgtcctgtgtccactaggtaataaccccttaagggtttttcccctcaacttttaaaaatcataactctttaaattttccacctaaaaatccatatgatgacttattttatgtaccaccaattctactttgtgatgacttcagtcaatttacccaaaaatctatagtgaaaaaaaaataataatcattgtgtgacaaaattgaaaaaaacaaaacgcaattttgtaacttttgggggcttccatttctacgcagtgtctttttcggtaacaatgacaccttctcattattcagtaggtccatgcgtataaaatgataccctactttaggtttgattttgtcgtacttctggaaaatataactacatgcaggaaaattaatccgtttaaaaatgtcctcttctgacccctataaaacttttttttatttttccgcatatggagatgtatgagggctacttttttgcgccgtgatctgaagtttttatcggtaccattgttgttttgatcagactttttgatcgctttttatggtataaaaaaaatgtccaaaaaaacgctattttggacttttgattttttttttaatgtacgcaattgaccgtgcagtttaattaattatatatttttatagttcggacattcacgcatgcagcgataccacatgtttatatttatttttattaacagttttttttttaaatggaaaaaggggggtgattcaggcttattagggaaggggttaaatcacattaacactaattttttttttgcaatgttacagcccccataggggacattGTACACATTGAtatcctacactgatcactgccatgcaataacatagcattgatcaggcatggagcagtcattcagcgatcagacagcgagaaggcaggtaaggaccctccccgtgtccgtacagctgatcgggacacttgACAGCTGCtgggaaggtttcactttcacttcaaagttgatcgccgcgtctgaaggcttAATACCgggtatcaccgcgatcggtgatgtctggtattagcaatgggtcccggccattgaagGCCACTGGGACTGACCCGATAAAACGCGGGGTCACCTCGTGACCCcatgttatatcacgggagccagagcaggacataaatatacgtcctgcgttgttaagggagtacctcagtgggaaaaaaaaataatgcttatcaactggtgccagaaagttaatcagatttgtaaataacttctttaaaaaaaaaaaaatcttaatccttccagtacttatcagctgctgtatgctccataggaagttgtgtagttcatttctgtctgaccacagtgctcgctgctgatacctctgtctagatcaggaactgtcctgagaatTACCACACacatacctctcctgctccggacagttccttatacggacaaaggtgtcaggtggcaccagttgatttgaaagcatttttttttccttaggagtactcctttaaaaaggaGAGTTCAGGTCTGGTGGCCGTAATACATACACTTATCAAGAATGTAATTGCCAAATCGTGACATTTGGAGAGCACCGCTAAAATTTTACTCACTTTTATGAAAAATCCACAGTTAcaagcggtgtgtgtgtgtggggggggggggggggggcttgggggtATTCCAGTACCAAATTCTAAATGACAGTTCTTAGAAAAATGACTACAACCAtgctgcacaatttttttttttttttttttttttttttttttagaaaagtgcCTAAAAGTTTTGGGCTACCAAAACTCTTATTTGGTCTTTGAACTGTAATACAATAGGTTGCACAAGCGCCTCACCTGTTCATAGGCTGGGTCTAGTATTACAGCTCCGCTTTAATGATGGAATGAGGCTGAATTGCAATACCACACAGGTAGACAGGAGTGGTGATGTTTTTGAAGTAAACTATTTTCTTATCCTGTACAGTTTCTTTTAGGTGGGTAACTGTACAGAGAAGATTCTATTAAGTAACAGTAATACCGTAATTTATGAAGCAAAAACTGTCCATATTGTGCCTCCCACCATGGAACTATTGGAATTCAATTTctagtatgttaaaggggtacttttatttatttattttttttttaaatgaactggtgccagaaagttaaacagatctgtaaatgacttctattaaaaaaaaaaaataaataaaaatctttatccttccagtacttattagcagctgtatttcttttttgtcttgtccacagtgctctctgctgacatctctgtcagtgtcaggaactgtccagagcagcatagatttgctatgaggattttctcctgctctggacagttcctgatacgtgcatcaggtgtcagcagagagcactgtggacaagacaaaaaaagaaattccaaaaagaaaagaatttcctctgcagcacacagctgctaaaaagtactggaacgataaaaaaaaatgtttaagtcatttacaaatccgtttaactttctggtaccagttgttttccaccggagtacccctttaaaaccctaaagcagtgtttcccaaccagggtgcctctccagctgttgcaaaactacaactcccagcatgcctggacagccttcggctgtccaggcatgctgggagttgtagttttgcaacagctggaggcgccctggttgggaaacactgctctaaggagAACATTCATGGTAGATCTAGAAGGTTGTGTTGGGAGTACAGTTCTTGGGTAAAATCATAGACCTTGGAAACATACGGCATGGCTTCTCCAAGCATGTCCACCACATCCTCAGTCGTCCCAACGTTCAACACTTCAAAGAACGTGTTACGTACGGGAAGCGCCATGAAGGCCACGGTGGCGGTTTTCCGTATAATCCAAGGGTGGTAGTTGGCCAAGGAGTCATTGTAGGCCTCTGTACATAGGGTGGAGGTCTTACTGTTTTCGGTACTTGTTCTTAACTTCTCTAGGAAGAGCTGAAGCCAGCGCAAGGCTCGGTGCAATCGTAGTATTGTGCGGCAACCAGACTCCGGATGACTGCCGCGTTTTGTCAGATCCACCAGGTTAGAGCTGAGCTCGTACTCCACCATGGACTGGAGAGTCCGAtacctttctcctttttcccctttaaGATAGTTTTCCATAATCTGAATTTTGCTGACAGCATCTTTAGAGACGAAAGAAAAAATCG is a genomic window of Hyla sarda isolate aHylSar1 chromosome 10, aHylSar1.hap1, whole genome shotgun sequence containing:
- the CPTP gene encoding ceramide-1-phosphate transfer protein gives rise to the protein MSTTEEKFSLREVLVSFKACLVDDDQDVLVEHYLNGWKGLVRFMNSLGTIFSFVSKDAVSKIQIMENYLKGEKGERYRTLQSMVEYELSSNLVDLTKRGSHPESGCRTILRLHRALRWLQLFLEKLRTSTENSKTSTLCTEAYNDSLANYHPWIIRKTATVAFMALPVRNTFFEVLNVGTTEDVVDMLGEAMPYVSKVYDFTQELYSQHNLLDLP